In Candidatus Roseilinea sp., one DNA window encodes the following:
- the pdhC gene encoding dihydrolipoamide acetyltransferase component of pyruvate dehydrogenase complex, giving the protein MTTQVVLPKLGNSVESSIIVAWLKQPGDRVEAGEPICTVETDKSTLDVPSTASGILLQHLAKVGDDVAVQTPIAVIGDAAPPTQLKSASEPPAISPRALKLAQEHDLDPSQIAGSGPGGRVIERDVRAHIEGRREESTRMTPVARAMVERGGYIAPERGSGPGGRITKEDLIPVADPAQPREPAVPSGDYEVVPLSGIRRAIAERMRASLQSTAQLTLHAGADARALLAYREKLKASDESLGLRQVTINDLVMFAVARTLPQFPALNATFAGGELRQYARVHLGFAVDTPRGLLAPVIRDAGSLSLKQLAEAAKALAADAVAGKLAPDALAGGTFTVTNLGSLGIEHFTPILNPPQVAILGVGNIHLKPITLEGTGEVTFVPHLGLSLTVDHQVVDGAPAAKFLQALARNLAQIELLLAM; this is encoded by the coding sequence ATGACAACGCAGGTAGTGTTGCCTAAACTCGGCAACTCGGTTGAGAGTTCGATCATCGTCGCATGGCTGAAACAGCCCGGCGATCGCGTTGAGGCCGGTGAACCGATCTGCACCGTCGAGACCGACAAGAGCACGCTGGATGTGCCGAGTACGGCCAGTGGCATACTGCTTCAACATCTAGCCAAGGTCGGCGACGACGTGGCGGTGCAAACGCCGATCGCCGTCATCGGTGATGCCGCGCCGCCAACGCAGCTCAAAAGTGCGAGCGAACCGCCGGCCATTTCCCCGCGCGCGCTGAAGCTGGCACAGGAACACGACTTAGACCCTTCGCAGATCGCCGGCAGCGGCCCCGGTGGGCGGGTCATCGAGCGCGACGTGCGCGCGCACATCGAGGGTCGGCGCGAAGAAAGCACGCGCATGACGCCGGTCGCCCGCGCGATGGTCGAGCGCGGTGGCTACATCGCGCCAGAGCGCGGCAGTGGCCCCGGCGGGCGCATCACGAAAGAAGACCTAATCCCGGTCGCCGACCCAGCGCAACCGCGCGAGCCGGCTGTGCCCTCCGGCGACTACGAAGTTGTCCCGCTGTCCGGCATACGTCGCGCGATCGCCGAGCGAATGCGCGCCTCATTGCAGTCCACCGCCCAGTTGACGCTGCACGCCGGCGCCGACGCGCGGGCGTTGCTCGCCTATCGCGAGAAGCTGAAAGCCAGCGACGAATCGCTCGGCCTGCGCCAAGTCACCATCAACGATCTGGTGATGTTTGCTGTGGCGCGCACCTTGCCGCAATTTCCGGCGCTGAATGCCACCTTCGCGGGCGGCGAGCTGCGGCAGTATGCGCGCGTACATCTCGGCTTCGCCGTGGATACGCCGCGCGGGCTGCTCGCGCCGGTGATCCGCGATGCCGGCAGCTTGAGCCTAAAGCAACTGGCCGAAGCTGCCAAGGCGCTGGCCGCTGACGCCGTCGCCGGCAAGCTCGCGCCGGACGCCCTGGCCGGCGGCACGTTCACGGTCACAAACCTCGGCAGCCTGGGCATCGAACACTTCACGCCGATCTTGAACCCGCCGCAAGTCGCCATCCTCGGCGTCGGCAACATCCACCTCAAGCCGATCACCCTCGAAGGAACGGGCGAGGTCACTTTCGTGCCACACCTCGGCCTGTCGCTGACGGTGGATCATCAGGTCGTGGACGGCGCGCCGGCAGCCAAGTTCTTACAAGCGCTCGCCCGCAACCTGGCGCAGATCGAGCTCTTGCTTGCAATGTAA
- a CDS encoding NADH dehydrogenase — MILVTGSTGCIGRAVVERLVSSGHQVKCLFHWGNEHPCPRRVVITGGDVRNEDSIYEAITDGGACDTVVHLAYLRRETAEDTFEDVNIAGTHNVISAMKRANIKRLIVVGCLGAESRSPYPLQRSLGKAEEIVRASGLNFTVLKSAVVYGEGDWLTSWLAGVATDFPFVMPLPHGGATKMQPIWVGDVAACVERCLNTRSTFRQVVPIGGPQALTLADIAQLTMKAAQRPRRVVRVPSAFTRQVAAFLARCRNALTEMEIDALSYNRTTEIGGVHRVFGFAPAKMPTKLDYLNPHREPPPLPVRFRYRG; from the coding sequence ATGATTCTCGTCACGGGATCAACGGGCTGCATCGGTCGAGCCGTCGTCGAACGCTTGGTCTCTTCGGGACACCAGGTCAAGTGCCTGTTTCATTGGGGCAACGAGCATCCCTGTCCGCGCCGCGTCGTCATCACCGGTGGCGATGTGCGCAACGAAGATTCGATCTACGAAGCGATCACCGACGGCGGCGCATGCGACACGGTTGTGCATCTGGCCTATCTGCGCCGCGAGACCGCCGAAGACACCTTCGAGGACGTCAACATCGCCGGCACGCACAACGTGATTTCGGCGATGAAGCGGGCCAACATCAAGCGCCTGATCGTCGTCGGCTGCCTGGGCGCGGAATCGCGCTCGCCCTATCCGCTGCAGCGTAGTCTAGGCAAAGCGGAGGAGATCGTGCGGGCCAGCGGCCTAAACTTCACCGTGCTCAAGTCGGCAGTGGTGTACGGCGAGGGCGATTGGCTCACCTCGTGGCTGGCCGGCGTGGCCACCGATTTCCCATTCGTCATGCCGCTGCCGCACGGCGGTGCAACGAAAATGCAACCGATCTGGGTCGGCGACGTAGCGGCCTGCGTCGAACGCTGTTTGAACACCCGCTCCACCTTCCGCCAAGTAGTGCCGATCGGTGGCCCACAAGCGCTTACCCTCGCCGACATCGCGCAGCTCACCATGAAGGCCGCCCAGCGCCCGCGCCGCGTCGTGCGCGTGCCGAGCGCGTTCACCCGGCAGGTGGCCGCCTTCCTCGCGCGCTGTCGCAACGCGTTGACCGAGATGGAGATTGACGCGCTATCGTACAACCGCACCACCGAAATCGGCGGCGTGCACCGCGTGTTCGGATTCGCGCCGGCCAAGATGCCGACCAAGCTCGACTATCTCAATCCCCATCGCGAACCCCCGCCCTTGCCCGTACGCTTTAGATATCGTGGTTAG
- a CDS encoding potassium transporter Trk — protein sequence MPRNNYTNEFAVIGLGRFGSSLARTLVSRGAVVLGIDRSPELVQQIADEITQAAVLDSTNEAALREVDITAFKTVIVAIGSNFEANLLTTVALREMGIPNIICKALNLRQRDILLKVGANRVVLPEYEAGHRLALELTIPGMIGQIELGPGYVISEIKAPERVTGVALARSELRKLNLNVLAVKRGDRLIVSPAQDFVPQPDDVLVVIGKYTDIERCTESA from the coding sequence ATGCCGCGCAACAATTACACGAACGAATTCGCCGTCATCGGCCTGGGCCGGTTCGGCTCCAGCCTGGCCCGCACGCTGGTCAGCCGCGGCGCAGTTGTGCTCGGCATAGATCGCTCGCCGGAATTAGTGCAGCAAATCGCCGATGAAATCACGCAGGCGGCTGTGCTCGACTCAACCAACGAGGCAGCGCTGCGCGAGGTGGACATCACTGCGTTCAAGACCGTCATCGTCGCCATCGGTTCGAACTTCGAGGCGAACCTGCTGACGACGGTAGCACTGCGCGAGATGGGCATCCCGAACATCATCTGCAAGGCGCTGAACCTGCGCCAGCGCGACATCCTGTTGAAAGTGGGCGCGAACCGCGTGGTGTTGCCGGAGTATGAAGCTGGCCATCGCCTAGCACTCGAACTGACCATTCCGGGGATGATCGGGCAGATCGAACTCGGCCCCGGCTACGTTATCAGCGAAATCAAAGCGCCCGAACGCGTCACCGGCGTCGCGCTCGCTCGCTCTGAGTTGCGCAAGTTGAACCTGAACGTGCTGGCCGTGAAGCGCGGTGACCGGCTGATCGTCTCCCCGGCGCAGGACTTCGTGCCGCAGCCCGATGATGTGCTGGTCGTCATCGGCAAATACACCGACATCGAGCGCTGCACCGAGAGCGCATGA
- a CDS encoding potassium transporter, with protein sequence MNFANRIRRAGIRVPPPARLVAGLALLALTGSLLLMLPGIGTARPLRLNEAVFTAVSALSVTGLTVIAPGRDLTVFGQIVLLALIQVGGVGFMVLAVLVYRLIGRQMSLEDRMALRDSLGLLSLTEIVVLTRRVFKVVLLIELIGAILLWLHWRTLLPLSEWDAMRYALFHAVSAFCNAGFDLFTGLPQFPDGVPNDGVTLTIFAILIVIGGLGIPVVADLINWPRSRTLSLHTRLTLFIVLWLNLTGALSMFVAETLTAGTLHAAPVGQRFGLSLFQVISARTAGFAGFPNLEALSPGAHLTLIGLMFVGSAPASMGGGITTGTFLVMLISMWSYVRGFPAARAMGRTISQETVRRAGAVLTVSLVVVITATYLIAISHSDIAFLEALFEVVSAFATCGLSLGITGDLTLFGQVVIMLVMFWGRLGALTIVAALAMPRRKTLVNYPDAQILIG encoded by the coding sequence ATGAACTTCGCCAACCGCATCCGGCGTGCCGGGATCCGCGTGCCGCCGCCGGCCCGGCTCGTCGCCGGACTGGCGCTGCTGGCGTTGACCGGCTCGCTGCTGCTGATGCTGCCCGGCATCGGCACTGCTCGCCCGCTGCGACTGAACGAAGCCGTCTTCACCGCCGTATCCGCGCTCTCGGTCACCGGCCTGACGGTGATCGCGCCGGGCCGCGACCTGACCGTGTTCGGGCAGATCGTGCTGCTGGCGCTCATTCAGGTCGGCGGCGTGGGCTTCATGGTGCTGGCCGTGCTGGTGTATCGGCTGATCGGGCGCCAGATGTCGCTGGAAGACCGGATGGCGCTGCGCGACTCGCTCGGCCTGCTCAGCCTGACCGAGATCGTCGTCCTTACGCGCCGCGTGTTCAAGGTGGTCTTGCTGATCGAGCTGATCGGCGCAATCTTGCTTTGGTTGCACTGGCGCACTCTCCTGCCGTTGAGCGAGTGGGACGCGATGCGGTATGCGCTCTTCCACGCCGTCTCGGCGTTCTGCAACGCCGGCTTCGATCTGTTCACCGGCCTGCCGCAGTTCCCCGACGGCGTGCCCAACGACGGCGTCACACTCACCATTTTTGCCATCCTGATCGTGATCGGCGGGTTGGGTATTCCGGTGGTGGCCGATCTGATCAACTGGCCGCGCTCGCGCACACTGTCGCTGCACACCCGGCTCACGCTGTTCATCGTGCTCTGGCTGAACCTCACCGGCGCGCTCTCGATGTTCGTGGCCGAGACGCTGACGGCGGGAACACTGCACGCGGCACCTGTCGGCCAGCGATTCGGTCTATCGCTGTTCCAGGTCATCTCAGCACGCACGGCGGGCTTCGCCGGTTTTCCCAATCTCGAAGCACTTTCGCCCGGCGCGCACCTCACGCTGATCGGCTTGATGTTCGTCGGTTCGGCGCCGGCTTCGATGGGCGGCGGCATCACCACCGGCACGTTCCTGGTCATGCTGATCTCGATGTGGAGCTACGTGCGTGGCTTTCCGGCGGCACGCGCGATGGGCCGTACGATCAGCCAAGAGACCGTTCGGCGCGCTGGCGCAGTGCTGACCGTCTCGCTCGTCGTCGTCATCACCGCGACATACTTGATTGCTATTTCCCACTCAGACATCGCTTTTCTGGAAGCGCTGTTCGAGGTCGTCTCGGCCTTCGCCACGTGCGGGTTGTCGTTGGGGATCACCGGCGACCTCACGCTATTCGGCCAGGTCGTGATTATGCTGGTGATGTTCTGGGGGCGGCTGGGCGCGCTCACCATCGTCGCCGCGCTGGCCATGCCGCGCCGCAAGACGCTGGTGAACTATCCCGACGCGCAGATTTTGATCGGCTGA
- a CDS encoding amine oxidase, with translation MAKVVVIGAGVGGATAAALLARAGHDVTVLEAHVYPGGCAGTFYHQKYRFDAGATLAGGFHPGGPHDVVGKLLGIAWKVRPVNPAWQVLLPDRSVTQFGDPERWHDELARAFADRPQRDRIVRFFRAAERVSDAVWDFASRKPAWPPSNIGDLLRMAGALRPKTLIALPHLFETMGAWARRSGLTDRAALTFLDAQLLISAQTTSDYASALFGAAASDLPRRGVTHPEGGIGGISEQLVEAIRRFGGQVLFRQEVTRLDVRDGRVVAVHTNKGARFECDVCIANLTPWDLARLLGDAAPAALLREVRTRAEQWGAFTLYLGIEDDPASAPESQISNLKPEFTDHYQVIGSYDRPLGEGNSIFMSFSERGDLRRAPAGHRALTISTHTRVAEWWRLRETPGAKAAYDDRVAEYTERMLDLAERAVPGLRKRIRLQLPGTPITFKFYTRRHRGGVGGFPFTSLFTARGPWTGLRNAWLVGDSIFPGQSTAGVTMGAMRVADEVLRAYPLVTDRAYSVAAK, from the coding sequence ATGGCGAAGGTTGTGGTGATCGGCGCGGGTGTGGGCGGGGCGACGGCGGCTGCGTTGTTGGCGAGGGCAGGACACGATGTGACGGTGCTCGAAGCGCACGTGTATCCCGGCGGCTGCGCGGGGACGTTCTACCACCAGAAATACCGCTTCGACGCCGGCGCAACACTGGCCGGCGGCTTTCACCCAGGCGGTCCGCACGATGTGGTCGGCAAGTTGCTCGGCATCGCGTGGAAGGTGCGGCCGGTCAACCCGGCCTGGCAAGTACTGCTGCCCGACCGCAGTGTGACGCAATTCGGCGATCCCGAACGCTGGCATGACGAACTCGCGCGCGCCTTCGCCGATCGCCCACAGCGAGACCGAATCGTGCGCTTCTTCCGCGCAGCCGAGCGGGTGAGCGATGCGGTATGGGATTTTGCCTCGCGCAAGCCGGCTTGGCCGCCGTCGAACATCGGCGACTTGCTGCGCATGGCCGGCGCGTTGCGCCCGAAGACGCTGATCGCTTTACCGCACCTGTTCGAGACGATGGGCGCCTGGGCGCGGCGCAGCGGACTTACCGACCGCGCGGCGCTCACCTTCCTCGATGCGCAGTTGCTCATCAGTGCGCAGACCACGAGCGACTATGCCAGCGCGCTGTTCGGCGCAGCAGCATCCGACCTGCCGCGCAGAGGCGTGACGCATCCCGAGGGCGGCATCGGCGGCATCAGTGAACAACTCGTCGAGGCGATTCGTCGCTTCGGTGGGCAAGTGTTGTTCAGGCAAGAGGTCACGCGCCTTGACGTGCGCGACGGTCGCGTTGTTGCCGTGCACACCAACAAGGGGGCGCGCTTCGAGTGCGATGTGTGCATTGCCAATCTCACGCCGTGGGATCTGGCGCGCCTGCTCGGCGACGCGGCACCCGCTGCGCTGCTTCGCGAAGTGCGCACCCGTGCCGAGCAGTGGGGCGCCTTCACCCTGTACTTAGGTATCGAGGATGATCCGGCTTCGGCTCCGGAATCTCAAATCTCGAATCTCAAACCGGAATTCACGGATCACTACCAGGTGATCGGCTCGTACGATCGGCCGCTGGGCGAGGGCAACTCGATCTTCATGTCATTTTCGGAGCGCGGCGACCTGCGCCGTGCACCGGCCGGCCACCGCGCGCTGACGATCAGCACGCACACGCGCGTCGCCGAATGGTGGCGACTGCGCGAGACGCCCGGCGCGAAGGCCGCCTACGACGATCGCGTCGCCGAGTACACCGAACGCATGCTCGACCTGGCAGAGCGCGCCGTACCCGGGCTGCGCAAGCGCATCCGCCTGCAACTGCCGGGCACGCCGATCACGTTCAAGTTCTACACGCGCCGGCACCGCGGCGGGGTGGGCGGATTCCCGTTCACTAGCTTGTTCACCGCGCGCGGACCGTGGACGGGGCTACGCAACGCTTGGTTGGTGGGCGATTCGATCTTCCCCGGCCAGAGCACGGCCGGCGTGACCATGGGCGCGATGCGCGTCGCCGACGAAGTGCTGCGCGCCTATCCGCTGGTTACCGACCGCGCCTATTCGGTCGCCGCCAAGTAG
- the adhC gene encoding dihydrolipoamide acetyltransferase component of pyruvate dehydrogenase complex has product MNVVMPKVGLTMTEGVIVQWHKREGDFVRKGELLFTFETEKSTLDYEAPESGVLTKILVPEGQTVPCLTPVAQIGEPRPTPDSPIPTLHSQLPSGQSGVGSRESASPTDPQRRPASPRARRRARALGVDLAHVAGSGPGGAVRERDVLAFAESRQPKAPRATPVAQRIAAELGVDLAGVTGTGPDGRITREDVERAVRDQGSGGRSRGRGIGASAELAELPITGYQSLSPARRVTAQRMAANAQTAPHVTLFTEADAAHLVVAREQIGAELGEKISYNALLFAICARALREHPHMNASWVDSLPDKPGQPGIVQHASIHIGLAVDTPRGLFVPVLRDVGAKSLAQIHRELNDLVARTQEGQALPDELRGGTFTLTNLGMFEVDGFTPIINLPEAAILGVGRIAKKAVVTDGDAIVARPVMTLSLSFDHRVVDGAPAARFLQRIKQLIERPFALMV; this is encoded by the coding sequence ATGAACGTCGTGATGCCGAAGGTCGGCCTGACGATGACCGAGGGCGTCATCGTGCAATGGCACAAGCGCGAAGGCGACTTCGTGCGCAAAGGCGAACTGCTGTTCACGTTCGAGACCGAGAAGTCCACCCTTGACTATGAAGCGCCGGAGTCCGGTGTGCTGACGAAAATCCTCGTGCCCGAAGGCCAGACTGTGCCATGTCTGACGCCGGTCGCGCAGATTGGGGAGCCGCGCCCGACTCCCGACTCACCAATCCCCACTCTCCACTCCCAACTTCCCTCGGGTCAGTCGGGAGTTGGGAGTAGGGAATCTGCTTCTCCAACCGATCCACAGCGCCGGCCGGCCTCGCCGCGCGCTCGGCGACGCGCCCGCGCGCTAGGCGTTGATCTGGCACACGTGGCGGGCAGCGGCCCGGGCGGCGCTGTCCGCGAGCGCGATGTCCTGGCTTTTGCCGAAAGCAGACAACCCAAAGCGCCACGCGCGACGCCGGTTGCGCAACGCATCGCCGCCGAACTCGGCGTGGATCTCGCCGGCGTGACCGGCACAGGGCCCGACGGCCGCATCACCCGCGAGGACGTTGAGCGGGCGGTCAGGGATCAGGGATCAGGGGGCAGGAGTCGGGGACGAGGGATAGGCGCTTCGGCGGAGCTGGCCGAATTACCCATTACCGGTTACCAATCCTTGTCACCTGCCCGGCGCGTCACGGCGCAGCGCATGGCGGCCAACGCGCAAACCGCGCCGCACGTCACTTTGTTCACCGAGGCCGACGCTGCGCACCTGGTCGTCGCCCGTGAGCAGATCGGCGCGGAGCTGGGCGAGAAGATCAGCTACAACGCGCTGCTCTTCGCCATCTGCGCCCGCGCGTTGCGCGAGCATCCGCACATGAACGCGAGCTGGGTGGATTCGCTGCCTGATAAGCCCGGACAACCGGGCATCGTGCAGCATGCGAGCATCCACATCGGCCTTGCGGTAGATACGCCGCGCGGCCTTTTCGTGCCGGTGCTGCGCGACGTCGGCGCGAAGTCGCTGGCGCAAATCCATCGCGAGCTGAACGATCTGGTCGCACGGACGCAGGAAGGCCAGGCCTTGCCCGACGAGTTGCGCGGCGGCACATTCACCCTCACCAACCTCGGCATGTTCGAGGTGGACGGCTTCACCCCGATCATCAACCTGCCCGAGGCAGCCATCCTGGGCGTAGGGCGGATCGCGAAGAAGGCCGTGGTGACCGACGGCGACGCCATCGTTGCCCGGCCGGTGATGACGCTTAGCCTGTCGTTCGACCATCGCGTGGTGGATGGCGCGCCGGCAGCCAGGTTCCTGCAGCGCATCAAGCAGTTGATCGAGCGGCCGTTTGCGTTGATGGTGTGA
- a CDS encoding nucleotidyltransferase: MNVIIPLAGFGTRLRPHTYSKPKPLVSVAGKPVLGHILDKMINESQVDKVVFVVGYLGEQIERYVKTAYPALHGEYVEQEELNGQAPAILLARGKVSGPTFIVFVDTLADADLSKLAHETCDGVIYVKEVEDPRRFGVVQIGDDGYITRFVEKPSTTENRLAVIGMYYVRDAECLMVACEELMRRGIKTKNEYFLADAFNIMIEGRAKLRAQEVSVWLDCGTSQTVLETNRYLLQHGHDNSSEWRNGACVVVPPVNIHPTAKIINSVIGPHVTIGEGCRIESSVVRESIVEAGAEVVDHVLANSLIGRDAVLRGRPRRFNVGDNSVVGFDED; the protein is encoded by the coding sequence ATGAACGTGATCATCCCACTCGCCGGATTCGGCACGCGGCTGAGGCCGCACACATACTCCAAACCCAAGCCGCTGGTCAGCGTGGCCGGCAAGCCGGTGCTCGGCCACATCCTGGACAAGATGATCAACGAGTCCCAAGTGGACAAGGTGGTTTTCGTGGTCGGTTACCTGGGCGAACAGATCGAGCGCTACGTGAAGACGGCTTATCCGGCGTTGCATGGCGAGTATGTGGAACAGGAAGAGTTGAACGGTCAGGCGCCGGCCATCCTGCTCGCCCGTGGCAAGGTGAGCGGCCCGACGTTCATCGTGTTCGTGGATACGCTGGCCGACGCCGACCTGTCCAAGCTGGCCCATGAAACGTGCGACGGCGTGATCTACGTGAAAGAGGTTGAAGACCCGCGGCGCTTTGGCGTCGTGCAGATCGGCGACGATGGCTACATCACGCGTTTCGTCGAGAAGCCTTCTACTACAGAGAACCGGCTGGCGGTGATCGGTATGTATTACGTGAGAGACGCCGAATGTCTGATGGTGGCCTGTGAGGAACTCATGCGGCGCGGCATCAAGACCAAGAACGAATACTTCCTAGCCGACGCCTTCAACATCATGATCGAGGGCAGGGCGAAGCTGCGTGCGCAGGAAGTGAGCGTTTGGCTCGACTGCGGCACGTCGCAGACGGTGCTGGAGACCAACCGCTATCTGCTGCAGCACGGCCATGACAACAGCAGTGAGTGGCGCAACGGTGCGTGCGTGGTCGTGCCACCGGTCAACATCCATCCCACCGCGAAGATCATCAACAGTGTGATCGGCCCGCACGTGACCATCGGCGAGGGTTGCCGCATCGAGAGCAGCGTGGTGCGCGAGAGCATTGTCGAAGCCGGCGCGGAGGTTGTAGATCATGTGTTGGCCAACTCGCTGATCGGCCGCGACGCGGTGCTGCGTGGTCGCCCGCGCCGCTTCAACGTCGGTGACAACAGCGTGGTGGGCTTCGACGAAGACTAG
- the gatA gene encoding glutamyl-tRNA(Gln) amidotransferase subunit A yields MLTVHAARERLRRREVSAVELTRAFLERIHALNPRLNAYLTVADEAALAMARNADERIARGEDTPLLGVPIAIKDVLSTRDMRTTAGSKILADYTPSWDATVVARLRAMGAVFLGKLNCDEFAMGSSTENSAFGATRNPWNEMRVPGGSSGGSAAAVAADLCCAALGTDTGGSIRQPAALCGVTGLKNSYGRVSRYGLIAFASSLDTVGALTKDARDAAIMLRAMEGRDPCDSTSVDVAPIDVGALNAMHDSLRGLRVGVPVEYFSDGMQPDVEQRVREAIAHLQAMGAEVCEISLPRTHLGLPVYYIIAPAEASANLARFDGVKYGLRVQGRDLIATYMETRGAGFGAEVKRRIMLGTYALSAGYYDAYYIRAQKVRTLIKQDFAQAFAQVDIIAAPVSPTTAFPLGAKTDDPIQMYLADVFTLPVSLAGICGISIPCGFDHDGLPVGLQLIGPAFGEQRVLGVAHAFQQTTDFHLKKPVL; encoded by the coding sequence ATGCTCACCGTGCATGCCGCCCGTGAACGCCTACGCCGGCGCGAGGTCTCGGCGGTAGAGCTGACACGCGCGTTCCTCGAGCGCATCCATGCGCTCAATCCGCGCCTAAACGCCTATTTGACGGTGGCCGATGAGGCAGCGCTGGCGATGGCGCGCAACGCCGATGAGCGCATCGCGCGCGGCGAGGACACGCCGCTGTTAGGCGTGCCGATCGCGATCAAAGACGTGCTCTCCACGCGCGACATGCGCACCACCGCCGGCTCGAAGATCCTCGCGGACTATACGCCGAGCTGGGACGCGACGGTCGTAGCGCGACTGCGCGCGATGGGCGCGGTCTTCCTCGGCAAGCTCAACTGCGACGAGTTTGCCATGGGTTCGTCCACGGAGAATTCGGCCTTTGGCGCGACGCGCAACCCATGGAACGAGATGCGCGTGCCAGGTGGCTCGTCGGGTGGATCGGCGGCGGCGGTCGCCGCGGACTTGTGCTGCGCCGCTCTGGGCACCGACACGGGCGGGAGCATCCGCCAGCCGGCGGCATTGTGCGGCGTGACCGGCCTGAAGAACTCCTATGGACGAGTGTCTCGCTATGGCCTGATCGCGTTTGCCTCCTCGCTGGACACCGTGGGGGCGCTGACGAAAGATGCGCGCGATGCCGCGATCATGCTGCGTGCGATGGAAGGACGTGACCCATGCGACTCGACATCGGTGGACGTCGCGCCCATTGACGTGGGCGCGCTGAATGCAATGCACGATTCGTTGCGCGGGTTGCGCGTCGGTGTGCCGGTCGAATACTTCAGCGATGGCATGCAGCCCGACGTGGAGCAGCGCGTGCGCGAGGCAATTGCGCATTTGCAGGCAATGGGCGCAGAGGTGTGTGAGATCAGCCTGCCACGCACACATCTGGGCTTGCCGGTGTACTACATCATCGCGCCGGCTGAAGCTTCAGCCAACCTTGCGCGCTTCGATGGGGTGAAATATGGTCTGCGCGTGCAGGGACGTGACTTGATCGCGACTTATATGGAGACGCGCGGCGCGGGCTTCGGCGCCGAGGTGAAGCGGCGCATCATGCTGGGCACGTATGCCCTGAGCGCCGGCTACTACGATGCCTACTACATCCGCGCGCAGAAGGTGCGCACCTTGATCAAGCAAGACTTCGCGCAGGCGTTCGCGCAGGTGGACATCATCGCTGCGCCGGTGTCACCAACGACGGCCTTCCCCCTGGGAGCCAAGACGGACGACCCGATCCAAATGTATCTGGCCGATGTGTTCACCTTACCCGTGAGCCTGGCCGGCATCTGCGGCATTAGCATCCCGTGCGGCTTCGACCACGATGGCTTGCCCGTCGGCCTACAATTGATCGGCCCGGCGTTCGGTGAGCAGCGCGTGCTTGGAGTCGCGCATGCGTTCCAGCAGACGACGGATTTTCACTTGAAGAAACCAGTGTTGTGA
- the gatC gene encoding aspartyl/glutamyl-tRNA(Asn/Gln) amidotransferase subunit C — MLTVAEVERIARLARLALSEDEEARYARQLSAILDYAAQLAELDVEGIPPTASVLSVHSVMREGDEVVAGLTRADALRNAPDTDGASFIVQATFDDE; from the coding sequence ATGCTCACCGTCGCTGAAGTCGAGCGCATTGCCCGACTCGCACGGCTGGCGCTGAGCGAGGACGAGGAGGCGCGTTACGCACGCCAGCTCTCCGCCATCCTCGACTATGCCGCGCAACTGGCCGAGCTAGACGTCGAGGGCATTCCACCCACCGCAAGCGTGCTATCCGTGCACAGCGTGATGCGCGAGGGTGATGAGGTCGTCGCCGGCTTAACGCGCGCCGATGCCCTGCGCAACGCGCCCGATACCGACGGCGCCAGCTTCATCGTTCAGGCCACTTTCGACGACGAGTGA
- a CDS encoding transferase, whose translation MELPPTEVRKARCQTFPAAGERAALWYFPQLTGGTVRVLRNALCIYAARIAPGFGIKRALLRLTGAQIAPHAAIGLGVMLDIFFPQDITIEDDATVGYNTTILAHEFMRYEWRRGPVRICRDATIGANCTLLPGVIVGEGATVSAMSLVNRDVPPGAFVGGVPIRLLREG comes from the coding sequence ATGGAACTCCCGCCGACCGAGGTGCGCAAGGCGCGCTGCCAGACCTTCCCCGCTGCCGGCGAGCGCGCCGCACTGTGGTACTTTCCTCAACTGACCGGCGGCACGGTGCGCGTGTTGCGCAACGCGTTGTGCATCTATGCCGCGCGCATCGCGCCCGGCTTCGGTATCAAGCGCGCGTTGCTGCGGTTGACCGGCGCGCAGATCGCCCCTCATGCTGCCATCGGCCTGGGCGTCATGCTGGACATCTTCTTCCCACAGGACATCACCATCGAGGACGATGCGACGGTGGGCTACAACACGACAATCCTAGCCCATGAGTTCATGCGCTACGAATGGCGGCGCGGGCCGGTGCGCATCTGTCGGGATGCGACCATCGGCGCAAATTGCACCCTGCTGCCCGGCGTGATCGTCGGCGAGGGCGCGACGGTGAGCGCGATGAGCCTGGTCAACCGCGACGTGCCGCCCGGCGCATTCGTCGGCGGCGTGCCCATTCGCCTGTTGCGCGAAGGCTGA